A single window of Prionailurus viverrinus isolate Anna chromosome F1, UM_Priviv_1.0, whole genome shotgun sequence DNA harbors:
- the LOC125154974 gene encoding torsin-1A-interacting protein 2: MFSDNSHCPDCGQQWFPSLELGHWLYQTELVENECYQVFLDRINRADYCPECYPDNPANRSLVLPWSFPLEWAPQNLTRWTFEKACHPFLLGPPLVRKRIHDSRVAGFNPALQLILTRTDKTLNKKLGQNK; the protein is encoded by the coding sequence ATGTTCTCAGATAATTCACATTGCCCTGACTGTGGACAACAATGGTTCCCTAGTTTAGAACTAGGCCATTGGTTGTACCAGACTGAACTTGTTGAAAATGAATGTTACCAAGTATTCTTAGACCGTATTAACAGAGCTGATTATTGCCCTGAGTGTTACCCTGATAACCCTGCTAATAGAAGTCTTGTTCTTCCTTGGTCTTTCCCACTTGAGTGGGCTCCCCAAAATCTTACCAGATGGACCTTTGAAAAAGCTTGccatccatttcttctgggtccTCCACTGGTTAGAAAAAGGATCCATGACTCTAGAGTAGCTGGTTTTAACCCTGCATTGCAGTTAATCTTGACCAGAACAGATAAAACCTTGAACAAAAAACTTGGCCAAAACAAATAA